In Psychrobacter ciconiae, the following are encoded in one genomic region:
- a CDS encoding DMT family transporter, with product MGNHQSGQMARQHSWLIPFGCLLSGGMLLGISTNLAKFAITIGITPLAFLFWSLTGAALLLTLLTIIRRERLPTSARAIEYYIVAALVGVSGSNLIFFSAIPYVGAGFVAMMIALPPLLTYLGALALGIERFNNLRAFGVAAALIGAGVLAAHKFSAPNTSAFWVVIALCGPVLLAIGNIYRTLRWPDNARPSSLVPGMLIAAAALLALVALLPNFSLSVNYHQAKTLAIIAVQSFIFAGQFLLLFLLQKTGGPVLLSLLGAVGAVVGVPVAVFLQGERPPEGLLLGATLIAIGVAAVTWGGIQAAKSKKQSYKE from the coding sequence ATGGGGAATCATCAATCAGGGCAGATGGCGCGGCAACATTCGTGGCTGATTCCTTTTGGTTGTTTGCTGTCAGGCGGTATGCTGCTTGGCATCTCGACCAACTTAGCCAAATTTGCCATTACCATTGGGATAACGCCACTGGCATTTTTATTTTGGTCACTCACGGGCGCGGCGCTGCTATTGACGCTGCTGACTATCATTCGCCGTGAGCGCTTGCCAACGAGCGCCCGCGCCATTGAATATTATATTGTTGCCGCTTTGGTCGGCGTTTCAGGGTCAAACCTAATCTTTTTTTCTGCGATTCCGTACGTTGGCGCAGGGTTTGTGGCAATGATGATAGCCCTGCCGCCGCTGCTGACTTACCTTGGGGCATTAGCGCTTGGCATTGAGCGCTTTAATAACTTGCGCGCGTTTGGGGTTGCCGCCGCTCTTATTGGGGCAGGGGTTTTGGCGGCGCATAAATTTTCTGCGCCAAATACCAGTGCGTTTTGGGTAGTGATAGCCCTTTGTGGTCCGGTGCTGCTTGCCATTGGTAACATTTACCGGACGCTGAGATGGCCAGATAATGCCCGACCCAGCTCGCTTGTGCCAGGGATGCTCATTGCAGCGGCAGCGCTTTTAGCCCTTGTGGCACTGTTGCCCAATTTTTCTTTAAGCGTGAATTATCATCAGGCAAAAACGCTTGCGATTATTGCGGTGCAGTCGTTTATCTTTGCCGGTCAGTTTTTATTGTTATTCTTATTGCAAAAAACTGGGGGGCCTGTGCTTTTAAGCCTATTAGGAGCAGTTGGCGCGGTTGTTGGCGTTCCGGTGGCGGTATTTTTACAAGGCGAGCGACCGCCTGAAGGCTTGCTACTTGGCGCAACCTTGATTGCCATTGGCGTAGCTGCCGTGACGTGGGGCGGAATCCAAGCGGCAAAATCAAAAAAACAATCTTATAAAGAATAA
- the trhP gene encoding prephenate-dependent tRNA uridine(34) hydroxylase TrhP, which produces MSLSPTSLRLPELLCPAGTFKNMQYAFAYGADAVYAGQARYSLRVRNNDFDEDNLRRGIDYAHNRGKKFYVVVNIQAHNAKLATFIEDIRPIVEMKPDALIMSDAGMIMMVRENFPEIDIHLSVQANAVNWATVKFWQSMGISRVIVSRELSIKEIGQIIDHVPDMEIEVFVHGALCMAYSGRCLLSGYINKRDANQGTCTNACRWNYNTYQAVENETGDIVPLTNTQNGFENALENSVENSSVQQFAPVTTPSDQVVLLEEQNRKGELMAMFEDEHGTYIMNSKDLRAVELVPELVNMGVHSLKIEGRTKSHYYVARTAQVYRRAIDDAVAKKPFDQSLITALDGLANRGYTEGFLRRHVHSSYQNYEFGASKTDQQQFVAEVIEVSQDKLTLDIKNKLSVGDTIEIMTPNGNLTTILTELWDNKGNAIDAALGSGWQAQISNPFQDLSIDDLQFALVMKNINAPIYS; this is translated from the coding sequence ATGAGCCTATCGCCAACCTCCCTCCGATTACCTGAGCTGCTTTGCCCTGCCGGAACCTTTAAAAATATGCAATATGCCTTTGCTTATGGCGCGGACGCCGTTTATGCAGGGCAGGCGCGCTATAGCCTTCGGGTTCGCAACAATGATTTTGATGAAGACAATTTGCGCCGCGGCATCGATTATGCTCACAATCGTGGCAAAAAGTTTTACGTCGTGGTCAATATTCAAGCGCACAATGCCAAACTTGCCACCTTTATCGAGGACATTCGCCCGATTGTTGAGATGAAGCCGGACGCGCTGATTATGTCGGACGCGGGCATGATCATGATGGTTCGCGAAAACTTTCCCGAAATAGACATTCATTTGTCGGTTCAAGCCAACGCGGTCAATTGGGCAACGGTCAAATTTTGGCAATCGATGGGAATCAGCCGCGTGATTGTGTCGCGCGAGTTGTCCATCAAAGAAATCGGGCAAATCATTGATCATGTTCCTGACATGGAAATCGAAGTTTTCGTTCATGGCGCACTTTGTATGGCGTACTCCGGTCGCTGCTTGCTGTCCGGCTACATCAACAAACGCGATGCCAACCAAGGCACTTGCACCAATGCTTGCCGCTGGAATTACAACACTTATCAAGCGGTTGAAAACGAAACTGGCGATATTGTTCCGCTGACAAACACCCAAAATGGCTTTGAAAACGCTCTTGAAAACTCTGTTGAAAACTCAAGCGTTCAGCAATTCGCGCCCGTAACGACGCCGTCCGACCAAGTTGTCCTTTTAGAGGAACAAAACCGCAAAGGCGAGCTGATGGCGATGTTTGAAGACGAGCATGGCACCTATATCATGAACTCTAAAGACTTACGAGCGGTGGAACTCGTCCCAGAATTGGTGAACATGGGCGTCCATTCGCTTAAAATCGAAGGTCGAACCAAATCGCACTATTACGTTGCCCGAACCGCCCAAGTTTACCGCCGCGCCATTGATGATGCAGTCGCAAAAAAACCATTTGACCAAAGTTTGATTACCGCCCTTGACGGTCTTGCCAATCGCGGCTATACCGAAGGCTTTTTGCGCCGCCACGTCCATAGCAGCTATCAAAATTATGAGTTTGGCGCGTCCAAAACCGACCAGCAGCAATTTGTTGCTGAAGTGATTGAGGTCAGCCAAGACAAGCTTACTTTGGATATTAAAAATAAACTCAGCGTCGGTGATACCATCGAAATTATGACCCCAAACGGCAACTTGACCACGATTTTGACCGAACTTTGGGATAATAAAGGCAATGCCATTGATGCCGCGCTTGGCTCAGGTTGGCAAGCACAAATCAGCAATCCGTTTCAGGATTTAAGTATTGATGATTTGCAATTTGCCTTAGTCATGAAAAATATTAACGCGCCGATTTATTCTTAA
- a CDS encoding YfhL family 4Fe-4S dicluster ferredoxin, with product MALKITKDCINCDICEPECPNDAIFYDQKGQKTYVINPELCTECIGFYDEPTCDKVCPIDCIVKDEACFESPDELLVKYQKIWGHAAG from the coding sequence ATGGCATTAAAAATTACCAAAGATTGCATCAACTGCGACATTTGCGAGCCGGAATGCCCAAACGATGCCATTTTTTATGACCAAAAAGGGCAAAAAACCTATGTGATAAACCCTGAGCTTTGCACTGAATGTATCGGCTTTTATGACGAACCAACCTGCGATAAAGTCTGTCCGATTGATTGTATTGTAAAAGATGAGGCGTGCTTTGAGAGTCCTGATGAGCTGTTAGTGAAATATCAAAAAATCTGGGGGCATGCAGCCGGCTAA
- the cls gene encoding cardiolipin synthase yields the protein MDYSFFINIVLFIHFILLIIIALRILARDDLTSPARLSWLVVLFLLPYLGVVIYWLFGEVHLGPEFAKKHQQIIDTLHSQHSEVLGKHDGMLNQAINPEYQAAFAYSAAVTGYFPVAGNSAILMKDADDTRKHMIADFDAATDHIHVLYYIWLEDDMGVATAEALIRAAKRGVTCRAMVDGLGSRKFVHSKTWQRMKDAGVQVSVALPFTNFIKVILFSRIDLRNHRKITVIDGRIAYCGSRNCADPEFREKPKYAPWIDIMLRVEGPIVAQNQLLFASDWLMFNADTPLDSFYYDTTKIHGGFVAQVFADGPTQKRATSPQFLGALISQAQDSLTISTPYFVPDYSLVSILCATAQRGVKVTMIFPKNNDSFVVAATSRSHYFQLLDAGVKIFEYNPRLLHAKTLTVDGQISLIGSTNLDLRSFDLNYENNILIYDQKITQDIIERQADYIADSDEITFEEVKNWSLPHRIWNNIVATMGPIL from the coding sequence ATGGATTACTCATTTTTTATTAATATTGTTTTATTTATTCATTTTATTTTGCTCATCATCATTGCGCTGCGGATTTTGGCGCGGGATGATTTGACGTCTCCGGCTCGGCTTTCATGGCTTGTGGTGCTGTTTTTATTGCCTTATCTTGGTGTGGTGATTTATTGGCTGTTTGGCGAGGTGCATTTAGGGCCTGAATTTGCCAAAAAGCATCAACAAATTATCGACACCCTTCACAGTCAGCATTCTGAGGTGCTAGGAAAGCATGACGGTATGTTAAACCAAGCCATCAATCCTGAGTACCAAGCGGCTTTTGCCTATTCTGCGGCAGTCACCGGTTATTTTCCGGTAGCAGGAAATAGCGCGATCCTTATGAAAGATGCCGACGATACCCGAAAGCACATGATCGCCGACTTTGATGCGGCAACCGACCACATTCACGTGCTGTATTACATTTGGCTTGAAGATGATATGGGAGTCGCTACGGCTGAGGCGCTCATTCGTGCTGCCAAGCGCGGTGTGACCTGTCGGGCGATGGTCGATGGCTTGGGGTCACGTAAATTTGTGCATTCTAAAACTTGGCAGAGGATGAAAGACGCCGGCGTTCAGGTCAGCGTTGCCTTGCCCTTTACCAATTTTATTAAAGTAATTTTGTTTAGCCGGATTGATTTGCGCAATCACCGCAAAATTACCGTGATTGATGGTCGCATTGCCTACTGTGGCAGCCGCAACTGCGCCGACCCTGAATTTCGTGAAAAGCCCAAGTATGCGCCATGGATTGATATTATGCTTCGGGTTGAGGGCCCTATTGTCGCGCAAAATCAGCTGCTGTTTGCCAGTGACTGGCTGATGTTTAATGCCGACACGCCGCTTGACAGTTTTTATTACGACACCACCAAGATTCATGGCGGCTTTGTCGCACAAGTTTTTGCTGATGGTCCGACCCAAAAGCGCGCCACCTCGCCGCAGTTTTTAGGGGCGCTCATCAGTCAAGCTCAGGACAGCTTAACCATCTCGACGCCCTATTTTGTCCCTGATTATTCACTGGTCAGCATTTTGTGCGCCACCGCTCAGCGCGGCGTGAAAGTCACCATGATTTTCCCCAAAAATAACGACTCATTTGTGGTTGCTGCCACCAGTCGCAGCCATTATTTTCAGCTGCTTGACGCCGGCGTAAAGATTTTTGAATACAATCCTAGATTGCTTCACGCCAAAACCTTAACCGTTGACGGTCAAATCAGCCTGATTGGCTCAACCAACCTTGATTTGCGCAGTTTCGATTTAAACTATGAAAATAATATTTTGATTTATGACCAAAAAATTACCCAAGATATCATTGAGCGCCAAGCAGACTACATTGCCGACTCTGACGAAATCACTTTTGAGGAAGTGAAAAACTGGTCACTACCGCACCGGATTTGGAACAATATTGTGGCAACGATGGGACCTATTTTATAA
- a CDS encoding putative RNA methyltransferase, whose translation MSLFLCPLCKSTLIPDTKTWRCDGSENPKKTFHSFDVARQGYINLLPVQQKKSKAPGDSEDSIQARKRFLAAGCYAPLQQALVAIVAGLVDEDIKKSDAKRPINWLDIGCGEGYYSQALAKLNLDNLIAADISKPALIELAKKGKSANKLWYQQKEDKKTAIFPMVASAAQLPIKPNTLFGISSIFSPILPKAFFELLKKDGYLVIAKPDQGHLASVRQALFEDVREHDSDKFLQELAPYFELIERFEVAANLELSPDALADLLTMTPYSYRAKIERRQNLLTLATNSAFVTQARFVIFVLKKTAAN comes from the coding sequence TTGAGCTTATTTTTATGCCCACTTTGTAAGTCAACTTTAATTCCCGATACCAAAACGTGGCGCTGCGATGGCAGTGAAAACCCTAAAAAAACGTTTCACAGCTTTGATGTCGCGCGTCAAGGCTATATCAATTTGTTGCCGGTTCAACAAAAAAAATCCAAAGCGCCAGGGGACAGCGAGGACTCGATTCAGGCGCGAAAGCGGTTTTTGGCGGCAGGATGTTACGCGCCGCTACAACAAGCGCTTGTTGCTATTGTGGCAGGATTGGTTGATGAAGACATTAAAAAAAGTGACGCTAAACGCCCGATAAACTGGCTCGATATCGGCTGCGGTGAGGGTTATTACAGCCAAGCCTTAGCGAAATTAAACCTCGATAACTTAATTGCCGCCGATATCAGCAAACCTGCGCTGATTGAGCTTGCCAAAAAAGGTAAATCGGCAAATAAGCTTTGGTATCAACAAAAAGAAGATAAGAAAACGGCAATTTTCCCGATGGTCGCAAGCGCCGCGCAACTGCCCATCAAGCCTAACACTTTATTCGGCATCAGCAGTATTTTTAGCCCCATTTTGCCCAAAGCATTTTTTGAGCTATTAAAAAAGGATGGCTATTTGGTGATTGCCAAGCCTGATCAAGGTCATTTAGCAAGCGTTCGCCAAGCGCTTTTCGAGGACGTTCGTGAGCATGATTCGGACAAGTTTTTGCAAGAGTTAGCGCCTTATTTTGAGCTGATTGAGCGCTTTGAAGTGGCTGCCAATCTTGAATTATCACCAGATGCCCTTGCTGATTTATTGACCATGACGCCGTACAGCTACCGCGCTAAGATTGAGCGCCGGCAAAACTTACTAACTTTGGCGACAAATTCAGCCTTTGTTACCCAAGCGCGATTCGTCATTTTTGTGCTAAAAAAAACAGCGGCTAACTGA
- the mraY gene encoding phospho-N-acetylmuramoyl-pentapeptide-transferase: MLVWLFSWLGQYYLPFSAVSSLTLRALLAVITALGFSLIFGRRVINRLRALKYGQAIRNDGPQSHLAKTGTPTMGGILILSAIGVSTLLWARLTNPYVWILLVVMVIFGAVGWADDWLKIKYKDPKGLIARKKYFWLSMGALFVGVSLYYIAIQQPNAFTTREMQDLLIPMFKDWMIPFSAVPFGIGFIIFTYFVINGASNAVNLTDGLDGLAILPVVLVAAGLGAMAYVSGDVRFADYLHVPYIAYNSEVIIICGAMIGAGLGFLWFNAHPAQVFMGDVGALALGAMLGTIAVMTRQEIAFAIMGGLFVAEALSVMLQVGSYKLRKKRVFRMAPLHHHFEEIGWKETQVVARFWIIAIVLVVLGLMTLKLR, encoded by the coding sequence GTGTTAGTTTGGTTGTTTAGCTGGCTTGGTCAGTATTATTTGCCGTTTTCCGCGGTGTCATCATTAACGCTAAGAGCGCTGCTTGCCGTCATTACCGCCCTTGGATTTAGCTTGATTTTTGGCAGGCGCGTGATTAACCGCTTGCGAGCGCTCAAATACGGTCAAGCCATCCGTAACGACGGTCCGCAGTCGCATTTGGCAAAAACCGGAACGCCAACGATGGGCGGCATTTTGATATTAAGTGCCATTGGCGTATCCACCTTGCTTTGGGCTCGGCTGACCAACCCCTACGTTTGGATTTTGCTTGTTGTCATGGTTATTTTTGGCGCGGTTGGCTGGGCCGATGATTGGCTCAAAATCAAATACAAAGACCCTAAAGGTCTAATTGCCCGCAAAAAATACTTTTGGCTGTCAATGGGGGCGCTGTTTGTTGGCGTGTCGTTATATTACATCGCCATTCAACAGCCAAACGCATTTACCACGCGCGAGATGCAAGATTTATTAATCCCGATGTTTAAAGACTGGATGATTCCGTTTTCAGCCGTTCCTTTTGGCATTGGTTTTATTATTTTCACCTACTTTGTCATTAATGGCGCCTCAAACGCGGTGAATTTAACCGACGGCTTGGACGGTTTGGCGATTTTGCCGGTGGTTTTGGTTGCCGCAGGGCTTGGCGCGATGGCGTATGTATCAGGCGACGTTCGTTTTGCCGATTATCTGCACGTGCCCTATATCGCCTACAACTCTGAGGTTATCATCATTTGCGGCGCGATGATTGGGGCAGGGCTTGGCTTTTTATGGTTTAACGCCCATCCGGCGCAAGTGTTTATGGGCGATGTCGGCGCACTTGCGTTAGGCGCGATGCTTGGCACGATTGCCGTGATGACCCGTCAAGAAATCGCCTTTGCCATTATGGGCGGGCTGTTTGTTGCCGAAGCGTTGTCCGTCATGCTACAAGTGGGCTCGTACAAACTGCGTAAAAAACGCGTCTTTCGAATGGCGCCACTGCATCACCATTTTGAAGAAATCGGTTGGAAAGAAACGCAAGTGGTGGCGCGGTTTTGGATTATTGCCATTGTCCTTGTGGTTTTGGGCTTAATGACCTTAAAACTACGCTAA
- a CDS encoding UDP-N-acetylmuramoyl-tripeptide--D-alanyl-D-alanine ligase, protein MTATSQPKNPPIRSDWDAAQLLFATKSLHGHWHHDRAFGADVDAQSDTQNAPRAIVTDSRKVSRGDIFLAIKGDNFDGHDYIQTARDLGAAAAIVSTPVQADMPQLVVDDTKLALGALGAHHRNQFADLTVIALTGSSGKTTVKEMLGSILKRIAPTLITRGNLNNDLGAPMMLLELAAEHRFAVMELGANHIGEIAYTTKLVRPDVACVLNIGSAHLGEFGSREGICQTKAEIFETLDNSKTAIVPDEDDFAENLRELAGSFTKKVIGFGKSDVTAKNIELEAEGSQFVLAIDGNCVPVTLTMAGKHNISNALAAAACAHAVGISLEDIAQGLALAKPAKGRLVSQAFGNHELIDDTYNANPHSVRAAAQVLSAKSGHKIMVLGDIAELGDAASDEHFKLGKAIANTGIDQFFAVGEFADDSALGASLEGLSAQAFAHKAELLAVLKAYMASKAEPCTILFKGSRAMQMETLIDALVKE, encoded by the coding sequence ATGACAGCAACCTCCCAACCCAAAAATCCACCAATTCGGTCTGATTGGGACGCGGCGCAACTGCTTTTTGCGACTAAATCGCTTCATGGTCATTGGCATCATGACCGAGCGTTTGGCGCTGACGTTGACGCTCAATCAGATACACAAAACGCGCCGCGCGCTATCGTCACCGACAGCCGAAAAGTAAGCCGCGGCGATATTTTTTTGGCGATAAAAGGCGACAATTTTGATGGTCATGATTATATCCAAACGGCACGAGATTTAGGCGCGGCAGCAGCGATTGTTAGTACGCCGGTTCAGGCGGACATGCCGCAACTTGTGGTCGATGACACCAAGCTTGCCTTAGGGGCGCTTGGCGCGCATCACCGAAATCAGTTTGCTGACCTGACCGTCATTGCGCTGACTGGCTCAAGCGGCAAAACGACGGTCAAGGAAATGCTTGGCAGTATTTTAAAGCGTATTGCGCCAACGCTTATCACCCGCGGCAACCTTAATAATGATTTGGGCGCGCCAATGATGCTGCTTGAGCTTGCCGCTGAGCACCGCTTTGCGGTCATGGAGCTTGGGGCAAATCATATTGGTGAGATTGCTTATACCACCAAACTTGTTCGCCCTGACGTGGCTTGCGTTCTCAACATTGGCAGCGCACATTTGGGCGAATTTGGCAGCCGCGAGGGCATTTGCCAAACCAAAGCCGAAATTTTTGAAACGCTGGATAACAGCAAAACTGCCATCGTTCCTGATGAAGACGACTTTGCAGAAAATCTGCGCGAACTTGCGGGCAGTTTTACTAAAAAAGTCATCGGCTTTGGCAAATCAGATGTTACCGCAAAAAATATCGAACTTGAGGCTGAAGGCAGTCAGTTTGTCTTAGCTATTGATGGCAACTGTGTTCCCGTTACTTTGACCATGGCAGGAAAGCACAATATTAGCAATGCTTTAGCAGCGGCAGCTTGCGCCCATGCCGTTGGTATCAGCCTTGAAGACATTGCTCAAGGATTAGCCCTCGCCAAACCTGCCAAGGGTCGCTTAGTGAGTCAAGCTTTTGGCAATCATGAGCTGATTGATGACACTTACAATGCCAATCCACACTCCGTTCGCGCCGCCGCTCAAGTATTATCAGCAAAATCTGGTCATAAGATCATGGTGCTAGGCGATATCGCTGAACTTGGAGACGCCGCTTCTGATGAGCATTTTAAGCTTGGTAAAGCCATTGCAAATACTGGTATCGACCAATTTTTTGCAGTTGGCGAATTTGCTGACGATAGCGCTTTGGGCGCAAGTCTTGAGGGGTTATCGGCGCAAGCATTTGCCCATAAAGCGGAGCTGCTGGCTGTGCTAAAAGCTTATATGGCAAGTAAAGCTGAGCCTTGTACCATTTTATTTAAAGGGTCGCGCGCCATGCAAATGGAAACCCTAATCGATGCGCTAGTTAAGGAGTAA
- a CDS encoding UDP-N-acetylmuramoyl-L-alanyl-D-glutamate--2,6-diaminopimelate ligase: MSPTDCSVTLQQLLPTLAPKKAQCLLTQLKDEGWSAVKDIPFFNIELDSRKVGKNAVFVLLKSQSNDMAKSAAYLQSAAKNAAFILSEIELGAVSLENQACPVIFVPKIRRMLGSLIQAVLQFKQPQTLPTIIAVTGTNGKTTISQLVAQLSDLTGKSSAVMGTAGNGRLNHLVQASHTTGDAAQVQQFLYQMGSEGVDVLALEASSHGLDQWRLQGAPIRTAIFTNLSRDHLDYHATMAEYAAAKARLFDTNYFPSLTHGIINLDDEFADLMLATAQKSGLEVWTFSLNPHSKATFVATHIAPSLDGVTIDIQSPFGNLQVKSPLLGRFNVANLIAAMAALATLGIDFNELPALVPKLHGAMGRMQRVPSDEGCFIVDYAHTPDALTQVLSSLKAHCHGNLWAVFGCGGDRDRGKRPLMAKAGLLVADRVVMTSDNPRSEDPLQILADMQAGLNTEQLAKARIEPSRKAAIDWVVSQAGAHDIVVIAGKGHETYQEINGIRHDFDDSAVLKAALSQRQHISRPAV, from the coding sequence ATGTCGCCAACCGATTGTTCTGTTACGTTGCAGCAGCTGTTACCAACACTTGCGCCAAAAAAAGCACAGTGTTTGCTGACACAGTTAAAAGATGAGGGTTGGTCGGCTGTTAAAGACATTCCTTTTTTTAATATTGAGCTTGATAGCCGAAAGGTTGGTAAAAATGCGGTATTTGTCTTATTAAAAAGCCAATCAAACGACATGGCTAAAAGCGCCGCGTATCTGCAAAGTGCCGCCAAAAATGCCGCATTCATTTTATCTGAAATTGAGCTTGGCGCGGTCAGTTTAGAAAACCAAGCTTGTCCCGTTATTTTTGTGCCAAAAATTCGTCGTATGTTAGGCAGCTTAATTCAAGCGGTCTTACAGTTTAAGCAGCCGCAAACCTTGCCAACCATCATAGCCGTTACCGGAACCAATGGCAAAACAACGATCAGTCAGCTGGTCGCTCAGCTGAGCGATTTGACAGGGAAAAGCAGCGCGGTCATGGGAACGGCAGGAAACGGCAGGCTCAATCATCTGGTTCAGGCAAGTCATACCACAGGCGATGCGGCGCAGGTTCAGCAGTTTTTGTATCAAATGGGGTCTGAGGGTGTCGATGTTTTGGCGCTTGAAGCAAGCTCGCACGGTCTTGACCAATGGCGATTACAAGGCGCGCCGATCCGCACCGCCATTTTTACCAACTTAAGCCGCGATCATTTAGATTATCATGCCACGATGGCAGAGTACGCGGCTGCCAAAGCGCGACTTTTTGATACAAACTATTTTCCAAGTTTAACCCACGGCATCATCAATCTTGATGATGAGTTTGCAGATTTAATGCTCGCGACCGCGCAAAAAAGCGGTCTTGAAGTTTGGACATTTAGCTTAAATCCTCATTCAAAAGCCACCTTTGTCGCCACCCATATTGCGCCAAGCTTGGATGGCGTGACCATTGACATTCAAAGCCCGTTTGGCAATTTGCAAGTAAAAAGCCCACTCTTAGGGCGCTTTAATGTGGCAAATTTAATCGCCGCCATGGCAGCACTGGCAACGTTAGGCATTGATTTTAACGAGTTACCAGCCCTTGTTCCCAAGCTTCATGGCGCGATGGGTCGGATGCAGCGCGTGCCATCAGATGAGGGCTGCTTTATTGTCGATTACGCACACACGCCGGATGCGTTGACCCAAGTGCTGAGCAGTTTAAAAGCGCATTGTCATGGCAATCTTTGGGCAGTCTTTGGCTGCGGCGGCGACCGCGACCGTGGCAAGCGACCTTTGATGGCAAAAGCAGGGCTTTTAGTGGCTGACCGCGTGGTGATGACCTCAGATAATCCGCGCTCAGAAGACCCGCTTCAAATTTTAGCCGACATGCAAGCTGGATTAAACACCGAGCAACTGGCAAAAGCGCGAATAGAGCCCAGCCGAAAAGCTGCTATTGATTGGGTTGTCTCGCAAGCAGGGGCGCATGACATCGTCGTCATCGCTGGAAAAGGTCACGAAACTTATCAAGAAATCAACGGCATCCGCCACGATTTTGATGACAGTGCCGTGCTCAAAGCCGCTTTAAGTCAGCGCCAGCACATAAGCCGCCCCGCCGTTTAA